The Spirosoma foliorum genome has a window encoding:
- a CDS encoding HepT-like ribonuclease domain-containing protein: MNDDLTYLDHIANSFRKLLEYAEEMTLAEFLNDSKTQDACVRQLEIAGEATKRLSMLVRERFADIPWKDIAGMRDRLIHQYIDVDLMIVWLVITENATPLLISIETIIETLEKEES, encoded by the coding sequence ACGATCTGACTTATTTGGATCACATCGCAAACAGTTTTAGAAAATTACTGGAATATGCAGAAGAAATGACATTGGCAGAATTCCTGAATGATTCAAAAACACAGGATGCTTGTGTCAGACAATTGGAAATTGCTGGAGAAGCAACCAAACGGTTATCAATGTTAGTGCGTGAACGTTTCGCTGACATTCCCTGGAAAGACATAGCAGGAATGAGAGATCGACTTATTCATCAATATATCGATGTCGATCTAATGATTGTCTGGCTAGTAATTACCGAAAATGCAACGCCACTTTTGATTTCTATTGAAACAATTATTGAAACTCTTGAAAAAGAGGAATCCTAG